A portion of the Terriglobales bacterium genome contains these proteins:
- a CDS encoding amidase family protein: MSDLTRLSASTMAQQVRARKISPVELADAHLARIERLNPQLNAFVSMDVEGTRRAAQAAEEAAMRGDELGPLHGVPV, from the coding sequence ATGTCTGATCTGACCCGTTTGTCTGCTTCCACCATGGCGCAGCAGGTGCGCGCCCGAAAGATATCGCCGGTAGAACTGGCCGACGCGCACCTAGCGCGCATCGAACGCCTGAATCCGCAGTTGAATGCCTTCGTCTCGATGGACGTGGAGGGAACGCGCCGGGCCGCGCAAGCAGCTGAGGAGGCGGCGATGCGCGGTGACGAGCTGGGGCCGCTGCACGGTGTTCCGGTAAG